One Setaria viridis chromosome 3, Setaria_viridis_v4.0, whole genome shotgun sequence DNA window includes the following coding sequences:
- the LOC117848830 gene encoding uncharacterized protein, protein MDDHAGGPHDHRPSPPPSSDAGKRRRVPNVRLAGSVPPPSHLPHPRRVPIVPATRSRIPLHLQQPHQHTNHHQIPSADPPQTLPKPPADSGDDLVLAAAFPRKPRVPAGPAAAGKANGRAEGTDTETETEEYEEAGEEVADVAGWLWGMGMGRYAAAFQAHEVDAAVLPCLTMDDLRDMGIGAVGARRKLFCAIQRLTPPPPARR, encoded by the coding sequence ATGGACGACCACGCCGGCGGGCCCCACGACCaccgcccctcgccgccgccgtcgtcggacgccggcaagcggcggcgcgtCCCCAACGTCCGCCTCGCGGGCTCCGTCCCGCCCCCCTCCCACCTCCCGCACCCGCGCCGCGTCCCCATCGTCCCCGCCACCAGGTCCCGCATACCCCTGCACCTCCAGCAACCGCACCAGCACACCAACCACCACCAAATCCCCTCTGCTGACCCGCCCCAAACCCTCCCAAAACCCCCCGCCGACAGCGGCGACGacctcgtcctcgccgccgccttcccccgCAAGCCGAGGGTTCCGgcggggccagcggcggcggggaaggcaAACGGAAGGGCGGAGGGGACGGACacggagacggagacggaggagtacgaggaggcgggggaggaggtggccgatGTGGCGGGGTGGCTGTGGGGGATGGGGATGGGCCGCTACGCGGCGGCGTTCCAGGCGCACGAGGTGGACGCCGCGGTGCTGCCCTGCCTCACCATGGACGACCTCCGGGACATGGGCATCGGCGCCGTCGGGGCGCGCCGCAAGCTCTTCTGCGCCATCCAGAGGCTcaccccgcctccgccggcacGGAGGTGA